The following coding sequences lie in one Silvanigrella aquatica genomic window:
- a CDS encoding cytochrome c oxidase subunit I: protein MLTSHHDAGSNYLNAKKGFMSWLFTVDHKRIGIMYFVSIGVFFLVAGLFALLLRAELMQVRIPDATATSYMISADHYNEAFTFHGAIMVFLVIIPSIPATLGNFLLPLMIGAKDVAFPKLNLISYHLYIVGALFLVYTVAFGGLDTGWTFYTPYSTQTSTSVIAAVFGAFILGFASILTGVNFIVTVHKMRAPGMTWVRMPLFVWAIYATSVIQVLATPVVGVTLILVAIERLLGIGIFDSTLGGDPILFQNFFWFYSHPAVYIMILPAFGLVSEMITAHSRKSIFGYKAVAISSIGIAVIGFFVWGHHMFTSGQSALASVFFSLLTYGVAVPTAIKVFSWVATLYKGSISFTTPMCYTFVFLFLFLIGGLTGIFLGALSTDVHLHNTYFVVAHFHYVMMGGTIIAWIGAVFHWWPKMTGKKYSETWGIISSVVVFIGFNLTFFPQFVMGTRGMPRRYYDYLPEYYNFHLLSSIGSFVLAIGLFIVLFTWLHSIFYGEKETRSNPWRAKSIDWTDTAVVPIEHNFEKQPISSHGPYEFDELVKPAKAGEH, encoded by the coding sequence ATGCTGACTTCTCATCACGATGCGGGATCGAATTATTTAAATGCAAAAAAAGGATTCATGTCCTGGTTATTTACTGTAGATCACAAACGTATTGGAATAATGTATTTTGTCTCAATTGGAGTGTTTTTCTTAGTTGCCGGATTATTTGCATTGTTATTACGTGCTGAGCTTATGCAAGTGCGTATTCCCGATGCGACCGCTACTTCATACATGATTAGCGCAGATCATTATAATGAAGCGTTTACTTTTCATGGCGCAATTATGGTTTTCCTTGTCATTATTCCCTCAATTCCTGCGACTCTTGGAAACTTTTTGTTACCTTTAATGATAGGTGCAAAAGATGTTGCCTTTCCGAAATTAAATTTAATTAGTTATCACTTGTATATTGTGGGCGCATTATTTCTTGTTTATACCGTGGCATTTGGGGGATTAGATACAGGTTGGACATTTTACACTCCCTACAGTACTCAAACTTCGACTTCAGTTATTGCCGCAGTTTTTGGTGCGTTTATTTTAGGTTTTGCTTCCATTTTAACGGGTGTTAACTTCATTGTAACTGTTCATAAAATGCGAGCGCCTGGAATGACATGGGTACGCATGCCTCTTTTTGTTTGGGCAATTTACGCAACGAGTGTCATTCAGGTTTTAGCAACTCCCGTTGTAGGTGTTACTTTAATATTAGTTGCAATTGAACGTTTATTAGGAATTGGAATTTTTGATTCTACTTTAGGCGGAGATCCTATTTTATTTCAAAACTTTTTCTGGTTTTATTCGCACCCTGCTGTGTATATTATGATTTTGCCTGCATTTGGACTGGTTAGCGAAATGATCACAGCGCACTCACGTAAGAGTATTTTTGGATACAAAGCTGTTGCTATTTCAAGTATTGGTATTGCTGTTATTGGCTTTTTTGTTTGGGGACATCATATGTTTACAAGCGGTCAATCAGCATTAGCTTCTGTCTTTTTCTCTTTATTAACTTATGGTGTTGCTGTACCTACGGCTATTAAAGTTTTTAGTTGGGTAGCAACTCTGTATAAAGGTTCTATCTCCTTTACAACACCGATGTGTTATACATTTGTTTTCTTATTTTTATTTTTAATTGGTGGATTAACAGGAATATTTTTAGGCGCACTTTCTACCGATGTCCATTTGCATAACACCTACTTTGTTGTGGCGCACTTTCACTATGTGATGATGGGTGGAACAATTATTGCTTGGATTGGTGCTGTTTTTCATTGGTGGCCTAAAATGACGGGTAAAAAATACAGCGAGACTTGGGGCATTATCAGTTCTGTTGTTGTATTTATTGGATTTAACCTTACATTTTTCCCTCAGTTTGTTATGGGAACTCGTGGTATGCCACGTCGTTATTACGATTATTTACCCGAGTATTATAATTTTCATCTTCTTTCTTCCATTGGTTCTTTCGTATTGGCCATTGGACTTTTCATTGTTCTCTTTACATGGCTTCACTCCATTTTTTATGGTGAAAAAGAAACCAGATCAAATCCTTGGAGAGCGAAATCTATCGATTGGACAGATACTGCTGTTGTCCCTATCGAACATAACTTTGAAAAACAGCCTATTTCGTCACATGGTCCCTATGAGTTTGATGAGCTTGTCAAACCAGCTAAGGCAGGAGAACATTAA
- the coxB gene encoding cytochrome c oxidase subunit II, protein MSATAMPESTSWQGSFWLPQNASPLTGGQDALFYFIYYLSVFFFIVVVGFMVYFAWKYRKKKEGEKTPDIHGNTKLEIIWSVIPGILFIVIFIWGFRDWVSLNQPPQDAMEVRVTGRKWDWSFLDVKTGAETSDLFVPVNKAVLLTMSSADVIHGFYVPDFRINRDVLPTMYTKLWFKAEKEGNYPILCTQYCGTKHSQMVRYVRVVSEEEYQKQMIAAQGAGLTPAQLGKKIFEGKGACASCHSVTKERTRLVGPPLYGAYGTDHKILIPPSNKEETIKFDDNYIRKSILEPNYRGVPGYALIMPSYQGQLNDKELSALAEYIKSLKE, encoded by the coding sequence GTGTCAGCAACAGCAATGCCAGAGAGTACATCGTGGCAAGGATCATTCTGGTTGCCGCAAAATGCTTCACCTTTGACAGGTGGTCAGGATGCTTTGTTTTATTTTATATATTATCTTTCTGTTTTCTTTTTTATAGTTGTTGTTGGCTTTATGGTGTATTTCGCCTGGAAGTATAGAAAAAAGAAAGAAGGCGAAAAAACTCCAGATATTCATGGGAATACCAAATTAGAAATTATTTGGAGTGTTATTCCAGGAATTTTATTTATTGTGATTTTTATTTGGGGCTTTCGTGATTGGGTTTCCTTAAACCAACCACCACAGGATGCCATGGAAGTCCGTGTGACAGGCCGTAAATGGGACTGGTCATTTTTAGATGTCAAAACGGGTGCAGAAACATCAGATCTTTTTGTTCCTGTAAATAAAGCCGTGCTTTTAACAATGTCATCGGCAGATGTTATTCACGGGTTTTACGTTCCCGATTTCAGAATAAATCGTGATGTTCTTCCGACTATGTATACTAAACTTTGGTTTAAAGCAGAAAAAGAAGGTAATTATCCCATTTTATGTACTCAATATTGTGGTACAAAACACTCACAAATGGTTCGTTACGTTAGAGTTGTATCCGAAGAAGAATATCAAAAACAAATGATTGCGGCTCAAGGTGCCGGCCTCACACCTGCACAATTAGGTAAGAAAATATTTGAAGGAAAAGGCGCGTGCGCATCTTGCCATAGCGTAACAAAAGAAAGAACACGATTGGTCGGTCCTCCTTTGTACGGAGCATATGGCACAGATCATAAAATCCTAATACCGCCAAGTAACAAAGAAGAAACAATTAAATTTGATGACAATTATATTCGTAAATCAATTCTGGAACCGAATTATCGCGGCGTCCCTGGTTACGCCCTGATAATGCCTTCATATCAAGGGCAGTTGAACGATAAAGAGCTGAGTGCTCTTGCTGAATATATAAAATCGCTTAAAGAATAA
- a CDS encoding SCO family protein, translating into MKSLFFFIIIALGSTFLINVVHAFDERMAMPAQKRALSTAMPLNEVPQVMQGVSIKEKLGDTLDLNLTFTDQDGKVTKISDMLANGKPVILTLNYYRCTTLCSIQLINFAKSLHEMNWPIGKDFRAVTVSFDPTDTPDIAKQRQQEYIKLTNQEQGDWKFYIGNEENIKKLTDQIGFYYRYDPASKEFAHAAAIFFITPDAKISSYLYGISYKSRDVKFALMDASKNKIGSAADQVLLTCFHYNSTTGKYDAFAMGMLRIAASITVLLLILILGYFFWREKRKKVN; encoded by the coding sequence TTGAAAAGTCTCTTTTTTTTCATCATTATTGCATTAGGCTCTACATTTTTAATAAATGTGGTTCATGCTTTTGATGAAAGAATGGCAATGCCTGCTCAAAAAAGAGCGTTATCAACCGCAATGCCTTTGAACGAAGTTCCTCAGGTTATGCAGGGTGTTAGCATAAAAGAAAAATTAGGAGATACTTTAGATCTTAATCTTACCTTTACCGATCAAGATGGAAAAGTAACTAAAATTTCCGACATGCTTGCAAATGGTAAACCCGTTATTCTTACCTTGAATTATTATCGTTGTACTACTCTCTGTTCTATTCAACTTATAAATTTTGCTAAGTCACTTCACGAAATGAATTGGCCTATTGGCAAAGATTTTCGTGCCGTTACGGTAAGCTTTGATCCTACGGACACACCTGATATTGCAAAACAAAGACAGCAAGAATATATTAAGTTAACAAATCAAGAGCAGGGTGACTGGAAGTTTTATATTGGCAATGAAGAAAATATAAAAAAACTTACCGATCAAATTGGTTTTTATTATCGCTATGATCCTGCGAGTAAAGAATTTGCGCATGCTGCTGCAATTTTTTTTATTACTCCTGATGCAAAAATATCAAGTTATCTTTACGGAATTTCGTATAAATCAAGGGATGTGAAATTTGCTTTAATGGACGCATCAAAAAATAAAATTGGATCTGCAGCAGATCAAGTTTTATTAACTTGTTTTCACTATAATTCCACAACAGGAAAATATGACGCATTTGCAATGGGAATGCTGAGAATAGCCGCATCAATAACTGTTTTATTATTAATTTTAATTTTAGGTTACTTTTTTTGGCGCGAGAAGCGCAAGAAGGTTAATTAG
- a CDS encoding quinol:cytochrome C oxidoreductase produces the protein MSGSHNKVTLTKENASLPPDHLFAKLPLAGTAIGLISLLVAFMLGKSNIEYFFFSFHVWWLFFLSIAIGAVFFVLIQFATKAGWSVVVRRMAENIAMTMPLFFILLIVMGFGTSTLYHHWTSHEALADKVIQSKQWYLNIPFFYIRAVFYLAIFTWAAIYFAKNSAKQDETGNHEITYRLQNASYPFLIVLGFCVTFAAFDWIMSINPHWYSTIFGLYFFASCYMVFFAALTIVTRLLHNVKTLNEVITIEHYHDLGKLVFGHSCFWAYAAFVQYLLIWYGNIPEETEWYAVRESHGWAYVLALLSIGHFIVPFFFLMARKAKRSRTMVVAVSVWMLIMHFIDLYWLVMPSKYEEGPQFGMIDIFCFLGIGGLFIAFFAAVTRKKALVPIKDPRLPESLTYENV, from the coding sequence ATGAGCGGCAGTCATAATAAAGTAACATTAACAAAAGAAAATGCTTCTTTACCGCCCGATCACCTGTTTGCAAAACTTCCTCTTGCAGGGACAGCCATTGGACTAATTTCATTATTAGTTGCCTTTATGCTGGGGAAATCAAATATCGAATATTTTTTCTTTTCTTTTCATGTTTGGTGGCTTTTCTTTTTAAGTATAGCAATTGGCGCGGTCTTTTTTGTATTAATTCAATTTGCAACAAAGGCAGGCTGGAGTGTTGTTGTTCGAAGAATGGCAGAAAATATTGCCATGACAATGCCTCTATTTTTTATTCTTTTAATTGTTATGGGATTTGGAACATCAACTTTATACCATCATTGGACGAGTCATGAGGCTTTAGCAGATAAAGTCATTCAGTCTAAGCAATGGTATTTAAACATTCCTTTTTTCTACATTCGTGCTGTTTTTTATTTAGCAATTTTTACATGGGCTGCTATTTATTTTGCAAAAAATTCTGCAAAGCAAGATGAAACAGGCAATCACGAAATTACATATAGACTGCAAAATGCAAGCTATCCTTTTTTAATTGTTCTTGGTTTTTGTGTTACTTTTGCTGCATTTGACTGGATTATGTCGATAAATCCGCACTGGTATTCTACAATATTTGGATTATATTTCTTTGCCAGTTGTTATATGGTATTTTTTGCTGCGCTGACTATTGTAACGCGCTTGTTACATAACGTTAAAACATTAAATGAAGTGATAACCATAGAGCACTATCATGATCTTGGAAAATTAGTTTTTGGTCACTCTTGTTTTTGGGCTTATGCTGCCTTTGTGCAATATTTACTTATTTGGTATGGAAATATTCCTGAAGAAACAGAATGGTATGCTGTTCGTGAATCTCATGGCTGGGCATATGTTCTTGCTTTATTAAGCATTGGACATTTTATTGTTCCCTTTTTCTTCTTAATGGCGCGTAAAGCAAAACGATCCCGTACAATGGTTGTCGCTGTTTCAGTTTGGATGCTTATCATGCATTTTATTGATTTGTATTGGCTTGTCATGCCCTCAAAGTACGAAGAGGGACCTCAATTTGGTATGATAGATATCTTTTGTTTTCTTGGAATTGGCGGTCTTTTCATTGCTTTTTTTGCAGCGGTTACACGTAAAAAAGCCCTTGTCCCTATTAAAGATCCGCGCTTGCCAGAGTCGTTGACTTATGAAAATGTGTAA
- a CDS encoding c-type cytochrome, with protein sequence MFKFILSKKMLLPIAGAALISLVFSGCRGQKSTEPPIQPIQNMVEQTSYGPQSKNEFFKDGLAYRAPVSGTVAQGEERTNKPLYFGQESDSTDQNPKWVKKIPIKLNDKVLQLGQEKYNIYCATCHGPAGNSDGPVTQRSGGAIRPANIHDADKINLADGKIYDAVRNGVNNWNMPGFAAQMTVEERWAVVAYVRALQISRTAKTENVPEDVKAKNGWSNKK encoded by the coding sequence ATGTTTAAGTTTATTTTAAGTAAAAAAATGTTGTTACCTATAGCGGGAGCTGCTCTTATATCACTCGTATTTAGTGGTTGTCGCGGCCAAAAGAGCACAGAACCTCCTATTCAGCCTATTCAAAATATGGTTGAGCAGACTTCATATGGACCTCAGTCCAAAAATGAATTTTTTAAGGATGGTTTAGCGTATCGCGCTCCTGTCTCGGGAACGGTTGCGCAAGGTGAAGAAAGAACAAATAAGCCGCTTTATTTTGGACAAGAGTCCGATTCAACAGATCAAAATCCAAAATGGGTAAAAAAAATACCAATAAAATTAAATGATAAAGTCCTTCAACTAGGACAAGAGAAATACAATATTTATTGTGCAACTTGTCATGGTCCTGCTGGTAATTCCGATGGTCCTGTTACACAAAGATCAGGAGGGGCTATTCGTCCCGCCAATATACATGATGCGGATAAAATCAATTTAGCTGATGGTAAAATATATGATGCCGTTCGCAATGGCGTGAATAATTGGAATATGCCTGGATTTGCTGCGCAAATGACTGTTGAAGAAAGATGGGCTGTTGTCGCGTATGTTCGTGCTCTCCAGATTTCAAGGACAGCTAAAACTGAAAATGTGCCAGAAGATGTCAAAGCTAAAAATGGTTGGAGTAATAAAAAATGA
- a CDS encoding DUF3341 domain-containing protein, with translation MTTNGKKMIYGVLAQFETAPDIYHACEKVRDRGFLKWDAHTPFPVHGLDKAMGLPQSKLSWVVGGTAAICGIGGFSTWVWMNAVDYKFVIAGKPFWGLTGYFLPGFECAVLSAAFACLFGMLALNKLPQWYHSLFRSEAFKKATDDKFFISIEATDPKFHPVNTMEFLKELGASHVEVVEQ, from the coding sequence ATGACTACAAATGGTAAAAAAATGATTTACGGAGTGTTGGCGCAATTTGAAACAGCGCCAGACATATATCATGCCTGTGAAAAAGTTCGTGATAGAGGCTTTTTAAAATGGGATGCTCACACTCCTTTCCCTGTACACGGATTAGATAAAGCAATGGGTTTACCGCAAAGTAAACTTTCATGGGTTGTTGGTGGTACAGCTGCAATATGTGGCATTGGCGGTTTTTCAACATGGGTTTGGATGAATGCCGTTGATTATAAATTTGTCATTGCAGGAAAGCCTTTTTGGGGATTAACAGGGTATTTTTTACCCGGTTTTGAATGTGCTGTTTTATCTGCGGCGTTTGCCTGTTTATTTGGCATGCTTGCCTTAAATAAACTTCCGCAATGGTATCACTCCTTATTTCGTTCGGAAGCATTTAAAAAAGCGACTGACGATAAATTTTTTATCTCTATTGAAGCAACTGATCCGAAATTTCATCCCGTTAATACGATGGAATTCTTAAAAGAATTAGGCGCATCTCATGTGGAAGTGGTGGAGCAGTAA
- a CDS encoding TAT-variant-translocated molybdopterin oxidoreductase yields MTKFNSNDEQKKQTHWRSIEDLENSPGFLNKLTREFPHGASELEMRPGVQRRKFLGIIGASMALAGVTATGCIRRPKEHIYPESHRPEDMIPGVPKFYSTSAQVAGSVLGLLVTSTDGRPTKIDGNARHPMNNPVANSKIGSSNTFAQAEILNMYDPDRVQKCYLSNKAIDKKEAYLALKKAMTASKKVDGSDLALVYAANSSLTFAHLIDEFKSNYPKALIVEQDSNYSSNRKIALSNIAATSADISYNLSNANVILAVDSDFMGIEGDSVKNAREFAEKRKVLNQNSSMNRLYSVESSFSTTGSLADHHYALRSGIMGDFLIALVTELIALKVKFSAEIVDHISSRAALPDALLRWVKACAKDLYKQNGNSVVIIGDRQPTWVHMLGFAINSALGSTGKTLTLLPDTTRPKSVSNYNNLKSAIENNTIKNLIVVGGNPVFTSASDLNFKVLFSKVTDSFYLGYSLNETSESCKYLFPKSHFLENWGDTRASDGTVSITQPLIAPLYDDCIDEYSFIYSLYHSENVVSSYLIVKKFWQNKLGNSINFESMWRQYLSNGIISDYHKETAISHFSFSSFANAVAKAMKFVEPNGKSLEINFALDRTVYDGMYANNAWMQETPDPITKLVWDNALLISPKTAQELKLQARPKPGKSHVDLVKVTYQNRSMEVAVWETPGVADFSAILHIGYGTKFGRVANGSGFNANLIRTSESWFGSDLKIEKTGKQYSLVSCQEHGSMSGTPGMEEDRPPAIREATLSAFKSNPSFVNEYELLPVEKQKSNLFKFPEDPAQKKWARQQWGMTIDLNSCLGCNACSVACQSENNISVVGKEEVFKNREMSWIRVDRYFTGDVDNPEMRTVFQPINCQHCENAPCEAVCPVAATVHSPDGLNDMAYNRCVGTRYCANNCPYKVRRYNFFNYSKIDDERNPLYAMQKNPNVTVRFRGVMEKCTYCVQKINHARSKFKKISDGIIPDGAVITACQSVCPTNAIAFGDVADPESAVSKLKALSRNYALIGELNTRPRTTYLAKLRNANPELG; encoded by the coding sequence ATGACAAAGTTCAATTCCAATGATGAACAAAAAAAACAAACACATTGGCGCAGCATAGAAGATTTAGAAAATTCTCCTGGCTTTTTAAATAAATTAACACGTGAGTTTCCTCACGGAGCCAGTGAACTTGAAATGCGTCCAGGTGTTCAAAGGCGAAAATTTTTAGGAATAATTGGTGCTTCTATGGCACTCGCAGGTGTGACAGCCACGGGTTGTATAAGAAGGCCTAAAGAACATATTTATCCTGAAAGCCATCGCCCTGAAGATATGATCCCTGGGGTGCCAAAGTTTTACTCTACATCGGCTCAGGTGGCAGGGAGTGTTTTAGGACTTCTTGTAACAAGTACGGATGGGCGTCCGACAAAAATTGATGGCAATGCACGCCATCCTATGAACAATCCTGTTGCGAATAGTAAAATTGGTTCTTCAAATACTTTTGCTCAAGCTGAAATTTTAAATATGTATGACCCTGATAGGGTACAAAAATGTTATTTATCAAATAAAGCCATTGATAAAAAAGAAGCTTATTTAGCTTTAAAAAAAGCAATGACAGCTTCTAAAAAAGTGGATGGTTCCGATTTAGCCTTAGTCTATGCAGCTAATTCTTCATTGACTTTTGCTCATTTGATAGACGAATTTAAATCTAATTATCCAAAAGCATTAATCGTTGAGCAAGACTCAAATTATTCATCTAATCGTAAAATAGCTTTAAGTAACATAGCTGCGACTTCTGCTGATATTTCATATAATTTATCAAATGCGAATGTTATTTTAGCAGTAGACTCTGATTTTATGGGTATTGAGGGTGATAGCGTTAAAAACGCTAGAGAATTCGCTGAAAAAAGAAAAGTATTAAATCAAAATTCAAGTATGAATCGTTTGTATAGTGTTGAATCGAGTTTTAGTACGACGGGTTCCTTGGCTGATCATCATTACGCATTGCGTTCTGGAATTATGGGTGATTTTTTAATTGCTCTTGTCACTGAACTTATAGCATTAAAAGTGAAGTTTTCAGCAGAAATAGTTGATCATATCTCTTCAAGAGCAGCATTACCTGATGCTTTATTGCGTTGGGTAAAAGCATGTGCCAAAGATCTTTATAAACAAAATGGAAACAGCGTTGTTATTATTGGTGACAGACAACCAACATGGGTACATATGTTGGGTTTTGCTATAAATTCCGCATTGGGATCGACTGGCAAAACATTAACATTATTACCTGATACGACTCGTCCCAAAAGCGTTAGTAATTACAATAATCTAAAGAGTGCAATTGAAAATAATACGATTAAAAATTTAATTGTTGTAGGTGGTAATCCTGTATTTACATCCGCTTCTGATTTAAATTTTAAAGTTCTTTTTTCTAAGGTAACGGATAGTTTTTATCTAGGTTATTCTTTAAATGAAACTTCTGAATCCTGTAAGTATTTGTTTCCAAAGTCTCATTTTTTAGAAAACTGGGGAGATACGAGAGCTTCCGATGGTACTGTAAGTATTACTCAACCGCTAATTGCTCCATTGTATGATGATTGTATCGATGAGTATTCGTTTATTTATTCTTTATATCATTCTGAGAACGTGGTTAGTAGTTATTTAATTGTTAAAAAGTTTTGGCAAAATAAGTTAGGAAATTCCATAAATTTTGAAAGTATGTGGCGTCAATATTTAAGTAATGGCATAATTTCTGATTATCATAAAGAAACAGCAATAAGTCATTTTTCATTTTCTAGTTTTGCTAATGCCGTAGCAAAGGCAATGAAATTTGTTGAACCAAATGGAAAGTCTCTCGAAATTAATTTTGCACTTGATCGCACTGTTTATGATGGAATGTATGCGAATAATGCTTGGATGCAAGAGACTCCTGATCCCATTACAAAATTAGTTTGGGATAATGCACTTTTAATAAGTCCAAAGACAGCTCAGGAGCTTAAGCTTCAAGCGCGTCCAAAACCAGGAAAATCCCATGTCGATCTTGTTAAGGTAACGTATCAAAATCGCTCTATGGAGGTTGCTGTTTGGGAAACTCCCGGTGTTGCCGATTTTTCCGCTATTTTACATATCGGATATGGAACTAAATTTGGTAGAGTTGCCAATGGTTCTGGATTTAATGCAAATTTAATTCGAACCTCTGAATCTTGGTTTGGCTCTGATCTTAAAATCGAAAAAACAGGGAAACAATATTCTCTTGTGTCATGCCAAGAGCATGGTTCTATGAGCGGAACTCCCGGAATGGAAGAGGATCGTCCACCCGCTATTCGTGAAGCAACATTAAGTGCATTTAAGTCAAATCCTTCTTTTGTTAATGAATATGAATTACTTCCCGTTGAAAAACAAAAAAGTAATTTATTTAAATTTCCTGAAGATCCTGCTCAGAAAAAATGGGCACGTCAACAGTGGGGCATGACAATTGATTTAAATTCATGTCTTGGCTGTAATGCTTGCTCTGTGGCATGCCAATCTGAAAATAATATTTCTGTTGTTGGAAAAGAAGAAGTATTTAAAAATCGTGAGATGTCTTGGATTCGCGTTGACCGTTACTTTACAGGAGATGTTGATAATCCTGAAATGAGAACGGTATTTCAACCTATTAATTGTCAGCATTGCGAAAATGCACCCTGTGAAGCTGTTTGTCCTGTTGCCGCAACTGTGCACAGTCCTGATGGCTTAAATGACATGGCTTACAATCGCTGTGTTGGTACGCGTTATTGTGCAAATAACTGCCCTTATAAAGTCCGTCGTTATAATTTCTTTAATTATAGTAAAATTGATGATGAACGAAATCCTTTATATGCTATGCAAAAAAATCCTAACGTAACAGTTCGCTTTCGCGGGGTTATGGAAAAGTGTACATATTGTGTCCAAAAAATTAATCATGCACGTTCGAAATTTAAAAAGATTTCGGATGGAATTATTCCAGATGGAGCTGTAATCACAGCATGCCAAAGTGTTTGTCCGACAAATGCCATTGCTTTTGGTGATGTTGCTGATCCCGAATCTGCTGTTTCAAAGCTCAAAGCACTAAGTCGTAACTATGCTTTAATTGGTGAGTTAAATACGAGACCAAGAACGACTTACCTTGCAAAACTTCGCAATGCTAACCCTGAGCTTGGATAA
- a CDS encoding cytochrome c3 family protein produces the protein MEPIFPKWTNRIPLFLGIGIPLLVIAIVAGIWYYFSPKFLAVGYEPEQPIAFSHQLHAGQMGIDCRYCHSGIEKAPTAPLPATETCMGCHNKVKKDSPRLKLLHESYKNNTPIPWVHVYKLPRHAHFDHSAHLTAGVGCVSCHGRVDKMEVVSLASPLSMGWCLDCHRNTTPNIRPQSKLTDMLYDPHKEGYLLYNDPDYKDRPKQGPEACGACHY, from the coding sequence GTGGAACCGATATTTCCAAAATGGACGAACCGAATTCCTTTATTTCTTGGCATAGGTATTCCTTTACTTGTAATAGCTATCGTTGCTGGAATTTGGTATTATTTCTCGCCGAAATTTTTGGCGGTAGGTTATGAACCCGAACAACCCATTGCATTTAGTCATCAGCTTCATGCGGGACAAATGGGAATAGATTGTCGCTATTGTCATAGCGGTATAGAAAAAGCTCCTACAGCTCCTTTGCCTGCTACAGAAACGTGTATGGGGTGCCACAATAAAGTTAAGAAAGACAGTCCTCGACTGAAACTTCTGCACGAAAGTTACAAGAACAACACACCTATTCCGTGGGTTCACGTATATAAATTACCAAGACACGCACATTTTGATCACAGCGCCCACTTAACTGCAGGGGTTGGTTGTGTTTCATGTCATGGCCGTGTGGATAAAATGGAAGTAGTCAGTCTTGCGAGTCCATTAAGTATGGGATGGTGTCTTGATTGCCACCGCAATACAACGCCAAATATTAGACCGCAAAGCAAGCTGACGGACATGCTTTATGATCCTCATAAAGAAGGTTACCTTCTTTACAATGATCCAGATTATAAAGACAGACCAAAGCAAGGCCCTGAGGCTTGTGGTGCTTGTCACTATTAG
- the cyoE gene encoding heme o synthase codes for MSQKNSTFQDYIELSKPRISFFCILMTAGGVILAPGNIDFLSFIMTLFGTSLSVASANTFNMIYERKTDKLMRRTRYRPLATGRLKVFNAVIFATALGVSSIFLLAIYVNILTASLAFIAIFAYSLIYTPLKYKTPLALVIGAFPGAMPPLLGWTAVTNKVDLPGLVLFGVLFAWQMPHFIAIAIYHKEDYTKAGIKVVSAIRGDHVAKIQAVLWTIVLIGISVLLVPLQVGGLIYLGFSVILGVWFLRLSIIGLKRDVLPNWPRKFFLASLVYLPVLVLGLVADRFIWMLIGK; via the coding sequence ATGTCTCAAAAAAATTCTACTTTTCAAGACTATATAGAACTTTCAAAACCTCGTATTTCATTTTTTTGTATTTTAATGACAGCTGGTGGTGTCATTCTTGCTCCAGGTAATATTGATTTTTTAAGTTTTATAATGACTCTTTTTGGAACTTCATTATCTGTGGCTTCAGCGAATACTTTCAATATGATTTATGAAAGAAAAACTGATAAATTAATGCGACGCACGCGCTATCGTCCTTTGGCAACGGGGCGGTTAAAAGTTTTCAATGCTGTCATATTTGCAACAGCTCTGGGTGTAAGTAGTATTTTTTTACTGGCAATTTATGTTAATATATTAACAGCAAGCCTTGCATTTATTGCTATATTTGCATATAGTTTAATTTACACACCGTTAAAATATAAAACGCCTCTAGCACTTGTTATTGGTGCATTTCCAGGAGCCATGCCCCCTTTGCTAGGATGGACAGCTGTTACGAATAAAGTTGATTTGCCAGGTTTAGTTTTATTTGGAGTCTTATTTGCTTGGCAAATGCCGCACTTTATTGCGATAGCGATATATCATAAAGAAGATTATACAAAAGCAGGTATTAAAGTTGTTTCTGCAATTCGGGGTGATCATGTCGCTAAAATTCAAGCTGTTTTGTGGACTATTGTCTTAATTGGAATAAGTGTCTTGCTTGTTCCATTACAGGTTGGAGGATTGATATATCTTGGCTTTTCTGTGATATTAGGGGTTTGGTTTTTACGATTAAGTATTATTGGTTTAAAAAGAGATGTGTTACCTAATTGGCCTAGGAAATTTTTTCTTGCATCACTTGTTTACTTACCAGTCTTAGTTCTTGGTCTCGTTGCCGATAGATTTATTTGGATGCTGATTGGAAAGTAA